A portion of the Nitrospiria bacterium genome contains these proteins:
- a CDS encoding MBL fold metallo-hydrolase: MKFTVLSHAGLQVEHNGCSVVIDPWMVGSCYWRSWWNFPEVSIDPASLKPTYIYLTHIHWDHFHGPSLRKFSRETPMLIPKDRYNRMKRDLHSIGFRNVTEIPDSSAYRLSEDFCLTPYLFGVFTDSAVVVSSRRVTLLNANDCKIIGLPLKRLLKDHPKIDFVFRSHSSANARLSHEYLDAPNEKLDDRERYMRSFCNFMKAAQPAYAVPFASNHCHLHKETFRFNDWIVSPI; encoded by the coding sequence ATGAAATTTACGGTCCTTTCTCATGCCGGATTACAAGTTGAGCACAATGGCTGCTCGGTCGTAATCGATCCGTGGATGGTCGGGAGCTGCTACTGGCGATCGTGGTGGAATTTTCCTGAAGTTTCCATCGACCCGGCGTCACTCAAGCCCACGTATATTTATCTAACCCATATTCACTGGGATCACTTTCATGGCCCGTCGTTGCGAAAATTCAGCCGTGAGACGCCGATGTTGATTCCCAAGGACCGATACAACCGAATGAAGCGAGACTTGCATTCGATCGGCTTCAGGAATGTCACGGAAATTCCCGACAGCTCTGCCTATAGGCTGTCGGAAGATTTTTGTCTGACCCCTTACCTGTTTGGGGTTTTCACGGACTCGGCCGTTGTCGTTTCCTCTCGTCGAGTGACGTTGCTCAACGCCAACGATTGCAAAATCATCGGTCTTCCACTGAAAAGACTTCTGAAAGACCATCCCAAGATCGACTTTGTTTTCAGAAGCCACAGTTCCGCTAACGCAAGACTCTCTCACGAATATCTGGACGCCCCCAATGAAAAATTGGACGATCGAGAAAGGTACATGCGTTCATTCTGCAATTTTATGAAAGCCGCCCAGCCGGCTTACGCCGTCCCGTTCGCCAGCAATCACTGCCACTTGCATAAGGAGACGTTTCGTTTTAATGATTGGATCGTCTCACCGATC
- a CDS encoding family 10 glycosylhydrolase — protein MKRLLSVVYFLAILLSVVFSIPAYAEMNFSGKRAIFDEGSGWATREGADRTLKRIKEAGFNVYIPCIWHGRGVKWPSSRLSRWDPDLAGRPIEDDDPLRFLIGRAHEMGIEIHPWFTVVLRQSDLLPELASPGTPEDAFDVHDPRLHQLIADLVAEVVARYDVDGINLDYVRTMGLCASVSCKEAYKKKYGRDLTLDSIAFKLTPGRFPALLEFQEQAVTSMVKTIAGRVRAINPRALISVDAIPGVAGLDQGQNSIEWVNQGLVDVLFRMDYYRKINVELTESLRTKLKNPDALSLIISNVSVLEEMTPGQEHFSRDGKWLAETASMIQERWPRTGISVYFYKMLSEEQILALSRGPFRQPTNVKTRP, from the coding sequence ATGAAGCGGTTGCTGTCTGTCGTGTACTTTCTTGCAATTCTTCTGAGCGTGGTCTTTTCCATACCGGCGTATGCCGAGATGAACTTTTCCGGGAAGCGGGCGATATTCGACGAAGGGAGCGGATGGGCTACCCGGGAAGGGGCGGATCGAACCCTCAAACGGATCAAGGAAGCCGGATTCAACGTATACATTCCATGTATATGGCATGGCCGCGGTGTGAAGTGGCCCTCTTCCCGTCTTTCGCGGTGGGATCCCGATCTGGCGGGTCGCCCGATCGAAGATGATGACCCTCTTCGATTCCTGATTGGAAGAGCCCATGAGATGGGGATCGAAATCCATCCGTGGTTCACTGTGGTTCTTCGGCAGTCGGACCTTCTCCCGGAACTGGCCAGTCCCGGGACGCCTGAGGATGCCTTCGACGTCCACGATCCGCGGCTCCACCAATTGATTGCCGATCTGGTAGCCGAGGTCGTCGCCCGATACGACGTCGACGGGATTAATCTCGATTATGTCCGTACGATGGGCCTTTGCGCAAGCGTGTCCTGCAAGGAAGCCTATAAAAAGAAATATGGAAGAGATCTGACCCTCGATTCGATTGCGTTTAAACTGACGCCGGGACGCTTCCCCGCGCTGCTTGAATTCCAGGAACAAGCCGTGACGTCGATGGTGAAAACGATTGCGGGGCGGGTGAGGGCCATCAACCCCCGGGCTCTGATCAGCGTCGACGCCATCCCTGGCGTGGCCGGGCTGGATCAAGGCCAGAACAGTATTGAGTGGGTGAACCAAGGGCTGGTTGACGTCCTGTTCCGGATGGATTATTACCGGAAGATTAATGTGGAGCTCACCGAATCGCTCAGAACAAAACTGAAAAATCCGGATGCGCTGTCCCTAATCATTTCCAACGTCTCCGTTCTGGAAGAAATGACCCCGGGCCAGGAACACTTTTCGCGGGATGGGAAATGGCTGGCCGAGACGGCTTCGATGATACAAGAACGATGGCCTCGGACGGGCATCAGCGTCTATTTCTATAAGATGTTATCGGAGGAGCAGATCCTCGCTCTGAGCAGGGGACCGTTTCGCCAGCCAACAAATGTGAAGACGAGGCCTTAA